One genomic window of Macaca mulatta isolate MMU2019108-1 chromosome 8, T2T-MMU8v2.0, whole genome shotgun sequence includes the following:
- the MNP2 gene encoding neutrophil defensin 6 isoform X1, producing the protein MRTLTILAAILLFALLAQAKSLQETADDAATQEQPGEDDQDLAVSFEENGLSTLRASGSQARRTCRCRFGRCFRRESYSGSCNINGRIFSLCCR; encoded by the exons ATGAGGACCCTCACCATCCTTGCTGCCATTCTCCTGTTCGCCCTGCTGGCTCAGGCTAAGTCACTCCAGGAAACAGCTGATGACGCTGCAAcccaggagcagcctggggaagaTGACCAGGACCTTGCTGTCTCCTTTGAAGAAAATGGACTCTCTACTCTTAGAGCCTCAG GTTCTCAGGCAAGACGCACCTGCCGTTGCCGTTTTGGCCGTTGTTTCAGGCGTGAGTCCTACTCTGGGAGTTGCAACATCAATGGCCGCATCTTCAGTCTCTGCTGTCGCTGA
- the MNP2 gene encoding neutrophil defensin 6 precursor (The RefSeq protein has 1 substitution compared to this genomic sequence) — MRTLAILAAILLFALLAQAKSLQETADDAATQEQPGEDDQDLAVSFEENGLSTLRASGSQARRTCRCRFGRCFRRESYSGSCNINGRIFSLCCR; from the exons ATGAGGACCCTCACCATCCTTGCTGCCATTCTCCTGTTCGCCCTGCTGGCTCAGGCTAAGTCACTCCAGGAAACAGCTGATGACGCTGCAAcccaggagcagcctggggaagaTGACCAGGACCTTGCTGTCTCCTTTGAAGAAAATGGACTCTCTACTCTTAGAGCCTCAG GTTCTCAGGCAAGACGCACCTGCCGTTGCCGTTTTGGCCGTTGTTTCAGGCGTGAGTCCTACTCTGGGAGTTGCAACATCAATGGCCGCATCTTCAGTCTCTGCTGTCGCTGA